TAGCTGATGATGGAGTCTGGGATTCACAAAGTATTTCCGAAGGTTGGATATGGCAGGATATGGGGAACTATTATGGTGCGGGAAGCTCTGCAATATGCTGGGGTGAGAATGAATTTGAATTGAGGTTTAAACCAGCTACGTCAACAGGACAGGATGTTCAATTGCTTTCGGCTAGTGTTCAATACCCGTTTTTAAATATTATTAATGAGTTAAAAACAGGCGATTCAGGTACAGGTGATCAGGTTTATGGTTATTCTTCACCATATTCTTCAGTGGTCTATTTAAGAGGTACATATGCTGTTAACTTAAATAAGGCAATTCGTTTTTCGTTGCCGGATCCGGCATTAGCATTCGTTTATGATGTAAGCGAAGCTTTGTCTAAAAATGGTATATCGACCAAAGGCTATAAAACGACAAGGTTGGATACATCAAAGCAAAATCTTCAGGGAACGGTTATACTAAGTATTCAATCTCCGCCTTTAAAAGATATGGTCTATCATTTTAATCAAAAAAGTCTCAATTTATACGGAGAGCAGATGCTTAGAGCTATTGCAAATGATGAAGGAAAGACAATTAAAGGTGGCATAAAGAGTCTGCAGAATCATTGGCAAAAACTAGGTATTGATAAAAACACGTTGAATATTTATGACGGAAGCGGATTGGCTCCGGCAAATAGAGTAACATCAGCTACTATGGCCAACGTCTTAAAATGGGCAGACGGCCAGCCTTGGTTTACTGCATATTTGAATAGTTTTCCATTATATAATAACATGAAAATGAAAAGCGGTACCATTGGCGATGTACTGGCTTATTCAGGCTACCATAAAAATTATTGTTTTACCATTATAGTAAATAATTATAGTGGTACAACCTCGGCAATGAGACAAAAGATGTTTACATTGTTAAATAACCTGAAATAGTGAATGAAATTATAAACTTAATGTTCATTAAAATCGGGAATTAACGCTGAAATAGCAATACGGATTGGATTGATTTTTGTACATCCTTTCATGTCAATTAGAAAAGGAGGTTTATTATGAACCTGGTACACAGAATCGAACATTGGGGCGATTACTATCACTCCAAGGCTACAGATGTAATTCGCATTTGTTTAGGCGTAATCATCCTGATAAAAGGGATAACCGTGATTATGAGCAGAGATGCCGTTTATTCCTTGCTAATAGAAAGTGGGAAGTTTGACCTTTCTAGTGTATTATTAGCTATTATTGTGCACTATATTGTGTTTGCACATATTCTAGGAGGAATATTTCTGATAGTAGGCTTGTTAACAAGGTTTGCTGCAGTTATTCAAATCCCCATCTTATTAGGTGCTGTTTTCTTCGTTAACATAGCTAAAGGCTTTACATTCTTCAATTCTGAATTATGGCTTTCCTTAATTGTTTTGCTATTGTTAATTATGTTTTGGATAATTGGTGCCGGGCCCTATTCCGTAGATAATACCATTAAGCGTAATCGGCAATATTAATAGTCTTATAATCATATAATCATGTAAAATCAAATATTACAATGCTCTGATTGAGTTTTTTATATTTTTGTATGAACTTAAGAGATATGGGACACAATTTAAAGGTTACTATAGATAGTGATTCTGGTTTTTGTTTCGGAGTAGTGTACGCTATTGATATGGCAGAAGATATTTTGTCTGAAGATGGATATTTGTACTGTTTAGGCGATATTGTACATAACGATGAAGAAGTAAGCCGTTTAAAAGCCAAAGGGTTAAGAATTATCAATCATGATGATTTGAAAACTATCAGCAATGAAAAAGTATTGATACGGGCGCATGGCGAGGCACCTGAAACCTATAAATTAGCTTTAGAGAATAATATCACTTTAATAGATGCTTCGTGTCCTGTGGTTCTTAAATTGCAGAATAGGATCAAATCAAGCTATGACTCAAATGAAAAAATTGTGATTTTTGGAAAACACGGTCATGCAGAAGTTGTAGGTTTACAAGGACAAACAAATAACGATGCATTGGTTTTTCAGAGTATAGAAGAATTGGAACAACTTGATTTACCTGCGAAATTTACATTATACAGCCAAACAACAAAATCAACCGATACCTTCTATCAAATTAAACAAAGTCTGTTAGATAAAGGCTATGATTTAAAAGCGAACGATACCATATGCCGCCAGGTATCTAATCGCGACAAAGATTTACCAGAATTTGCCAAGAAATACAACAAGATAGTCTTTGTGTCTGGCAAGAAATCTTCTAATGGGAAAGTGCTTTATGAGGTATGTAAAAAACATAACCCCAACACATTTTTCGTAAGTGGCGTAAATGAATTGGAGAAAGATATGTTCAGGGAAGGTGATACCGTAGGTATTGCGGGAGCAACATCTACTCCAATGTGGTTAATGGAAGAAGTAAAGCAAGCGTTAGAAGCATTTTAAGAAGGTTTTGAATGAGAAAAAAAGGAATTTTACTTGTCAATTTAGGTACGCCCGATAGTCCTGAAACCAAAGATGTCCGTACTTATCTCGATCAGTTCTTAATGGACGGTCGTGTGATAGATATCAATCCAATAGGAAGAAATTTATTAGTTCGGGGCATAATTGTTCCAAAAAGAGCC
This genomic interval from Pseudopedobacter saltans DSM 12145 contains the following:
- a CDS encoding DoxX family protein, whose amino-acid sequence is MNLVHRIEHWGDYYHSKATDVIRICLGVIILIKGITVIMSRDAVYSLLIESGKFDLSSVLLAIIVHYIVFAHILGGIFLIVGLLTRFAAVIQIPILLGAVFFVNIAKGFTFFNSELWLSLIVLLLLIMFWIIGAGPYSVDNTIKRNRQY
- a CDS encoding 4-hydroxy-3-methylbut-2-enyl diphosphate reductase → MGHNLKVTIDSDSGFCFGVVYAIDMAEDILSEDGYLYCLGDIVHNDEEVSRLKAKGLRIINHDDLKTISNEKVLIRAHGEAPETYKLALENNITLIDASCPVVLKLQNRIKSSYDSNEKIVIFGKHGHAEVVGLQGQTNNDALVFQSIEELEQLDLPAKFTLYSQTTKSTDTFYQIKQSLLDKGYDLKANDTICRQVSNRDKDLPEFAKKYNKIVFVSGKKSSNGKVLYEVCKKHNPNTFFVSGVNELEKDMFREGDTVGIAGATSTPMWLMEEVKQALEAF
- the dacB gene encoding D-alanyl-D-alanine carboxypeptidase/D-alanyl-D-alanine endopeptidase gives rise to the protein MKKIFAILLISAIGNSSFSQSITDKLKTAYAAFSKDAQLKYATSSLIVTDRNTNKVIFAQNENVGLAPASTLKTVTSATALAILGEDFQFKTDILYTGSISGNTLNGNIVIKGNGDPTLGSDRFSTTSKDIVLEKILSAIQSKGIKKVNGEVIADDGVWDSQSISEGWIWQDMGNYYGAGSSAICWGENEFELRFKPATSTGQDVQLLSASVQYPFLNIINELKTGDSGTGDQVYGYSSPYSSVVYLRGTYAVNLNKAIRFSLPDPALAFVYDVSEALSKNGISTKGYKTTRLDTSKQNLQGTVILSIQSPPLKDMVYHFNQKSLNLYGEQMLRAIANDEGKTIKGGIKSLQNHWQKLGIDKNTLNIYDGSGLAPANRVTSATMANVLKWADGQPWFTAYLNSFPLYNNMKMKSGTIGDVLAYSGYHKNYCFTIIVNNYSGTTSAMRQKMFTLLNNLK